A single genomic interval of Trinickia acidisoli harbors:
- the bcsE gene encoding cellulose biosynthesis protein BcsE, whose translation MDERKQRPSERDDAGRADIAAGVAAAAAGKRSGRFGALLRDVTSASAPTGSRLAIEALPDEVSQLMPGNFYAIYATPRTAACDALIWGTAKAAHTRHVTIVLSRTRAHAASRMRELGFGPSSPARGWPRNLNVLAMPEPEPENRLDDHAQADAQRGARVAFAHLFGGLRALKRFGFRSNALYFVEGAERWLTWGDSDALAREGSLLANWCAARRIALVLVLDPAKIGLGEAHDPSDEGFMTDELVQQGSYLEFHGACAGVARMGHTHGELVWHVDFWRSGRALATGETHALRFSQDGRLTVAPEVADGQAQATLRLARDESRVVATRAVVGNQSWVPPEWDIVDDQQSAVVACVGAQAATVLLDYRDRSTLEPLCSAVHTLRRECGRALKIVVVERREALRHQYELLLLSLGANLIIGRELPFSRVQSLLRSLQGQLDTRPVATDYQSALAAALTDEVRGYLPVPAFCERIEAALARGAVLDLPHVLAKIALLPDVAHTDALKSCVPRRAGDVATADGAHLYVFLFACRLPDADIALGHIFTVPVDHLSDRVVYLAEASIEREVQALTDANRRAPIADYSDLFRAAPVREQPPTQGAMGGVAPASADAASQLRAVESMLDKVNREGVPRHVAADATQEPAASAVAGPAAARSAARTSAYRRSAEPWPIPVRGEGEAT comes from the coding sequence ATGGACGAACGCAAGCAACGCCCATCCGAGCGCGACGATGCTGGCCGAGCCGACATAGCGGCCGGCGTCGCCGCGGCCGCCGCGGGCAAGCGCTCCGGCCGCTTCGGCGCGCTATTGCGCGACGTGACAAGTGCGAGTGCGCCGACGGGAAGCCGGCTCGCCATCGAGGCGCTGCCCGACGAAGTCTCCCAACTGATGCCGGGCAATTTCTATGCGATCTACGCCACGCCGCGCACGGCCGCGTGCGATGCGCTGATCTGGGGCACCGCGAAGGCGGCGCACACGCGCCACGTCACGATCGTGCTGTCGCGCACGCGTGCGCATGCAGCCTCGCGGATGCGCGAGCTCGGCTTCGGCCCGAGCAGCCCGGCGCGCGGCTGGCCGCGCAATTTGAACGTGCTCGCGATGCCGGAACCCGAGCCGGAGAACAGACTCGACGACCACGCGCAGGCGGACGCGCAGCGCGGCGCGCGGGTCGCATTCGCGCACCTGTTCGGCGGGCTGCGGGCGCTCAAAAGGTTCGGATTCCGCTCGAACGCGTTGTATTTCGTCGAAGGTGCCGAGCGCTGGCTCACATGGGGCGATTCCGACGCCCTTGCTCGCGAGGGCAGCTTGCTCGCGAACTGGTGCGCCGCGCGGCGGATCGCGCTTGTGCTGGTGCTCGACCCAGCCAAGATCGGCTTGGGCGAGGCGCACGACCCAAGCGACGAAGGTTTCATGACCGACGAGCTGGTGCAGCAGGGGAGCTATCTCGAGTTTCATGGCGCGTGCGCGGGTGTGGCGCGAATGGGCCACACGCATGGCGAATTGGTCTGGCACGTCGATTTCTGGCGTTCCGGCCGGGCATTGGCGACCGGCGAAACGCATGCGCTGCGCTTTTCCCAAGACGGGCGCTTGACGGTCGCGCCCGAAGTGGCCGACGGCCAGGCGCAAGCGACGCTGCGCCTCGCGCGAGACGAGTCGCGTGTCGTCGCGACGCGTGCCGTCGTTGGCAACCAAAGCTGGGTGCCGCCCGAGTGGGACATCGTCGACGATCAACAATCCGCGGTGGTCGCTTGCGTCGGCGCACAGGCCGCCACGGTTTTGCTCGACTACCGCGACCGGTCGACACTGGAGCCTTTGTGCTCGGCGGTGCATACGCTGCGGCGCGAGTGTGGGCGAGCGTTGAAGATCGTCGTCGTCGAGCGCCGCGAGGCCCTGCGCCATCAGTATGAACTGCTGTTGCTGAGCCTCGGGGCGAACCTCATCATCGGCCGCGAGTTGCCGTTCTCCCGCGTGCAGTCGCTGCTGCGCTCGCTGCAGGGGCAACTCGATACGCGGCCCGTGGCGACGGACTACCAGTCGGCGCTGGCGGCCGCGCTGACCGACGAGGTGCGCGGCTACCTGCCTGTTCCTGCGTTTTGCGAGCGCATCGAAGCTGCGCTCGCGCGCGGCGCGGTGCTCGATCTCCCCCATGTGCTCGCGAAGATCGCGCTGCTGCCCGACGTCGCGCATACCGATGCGCTGAAGTCCTGCGTGCCGCGTCGTGCGGGCGACGTCGCGACGGCCGACGGTGCGCATCTCTACGTCTTTTTGTTCGCGTGCCGGCTGCCCGATGCCGACATCGCGCTCGGACATATCTTCACCGTGCCGGTCGATCATCTTTCGGACCGGGTGGTCTACCTTGCCGAAGCGAGTATCGAGCGCGAGGTGCAGGCGCTCACGGATGCCAATCGACGCGCGCCGATCGCCGATTACAGCGATCTGTTTCGCGCCGCGCCGGTGCGCGAGCAACCGCCGACGCAAGGCGCGATGGGGGGCGTCGCGCCGGCGTCCGCCGATGCGGCGTCTCAGCTCCGGGCGGTCGAAAGCATGCTCGACAAGGTCAATCGCGAGGGGGTGCCGCGCCATGTTGCGGCCGATGCGACGCAAGAGCCGGCCGCATCTGCCGTTGCCGGCCCAGCGGCAGCCCGCTCAGCGGCGCGCACGTCGGCTTATCGGCGCAGCGCCGAACCGTGGCCGATCCCTGTTCGGGGTGAAGGGGAGGCGACATGA
- the bcsQ gene encoding cellulose biosynthesis protein BcsQ produces MKTVALVSTVGGAGRTTLTAALAVLLARRDRPVVAADIDPQNMLGAYLGLDTFAQVGFGHAIAGRVEPWRGNTWRNAEGVLFAPHGETTLAERMAYEARLAAEPRWLADALARIDFPPRGVALIDTARFPSQQAAQAVRAADLVLCVTPPEPAACATLARCFRNLRDSSANVKVVVNRLNPAREMQRDVLGLLRAAVGDALELAHRVHFDAAMPESLARGGWLFDDVPHSQASHDLHGLANWLDAWLESDVDPDPGSERAR; encoded by the coding sequence ATGAAAACCGTAGCGCTCGTGTCGACAGTGGGCGGCGCCGGCCGCACCACATTGACGGCTGCATTGGCCGTCTTGTTGGCGCGCCGCGACCGTCCGGTCGTGGCGGCGGACATCGACCCGCAAAACATGCTCGGCGCGTATCTGGGCCTGGATACGTTTGCGCAGGTCGGATTCGGCCATGCGATCGCGGGACGCGTCGAACCCTGGCGCGGCAACACCTGGCGCAATGCGGAAGGCGTGCTGTTCGCGCCGCACGGAGAGACGACGCTGGCCGAGCGGATGGCGTACGAAGCGCGGCTGGCGGCCGAGCCGCGTTGGCTTGCCGATGCGCTGGCTCGAATCGATTTTCCGCCGCGCGGTGTGGCGCTGATCGATACGGCGCGCTTTCCGTCGCAACAGGCCGCCCAAGCCGTGCGTGCGGCCGATCTCGTGTTGTGCGTGACGCCCCCCGAACCGGCTGCGTGCGCGACGCTCGCGCGCTGCTTCCGGAACTTGCGCGATTCGAGCGCGAACGTGAAAGTCGTCGTGAACCGGCTGAACCCCGCCCGTGAAATGCAACGCGACGTGCTCGGGCTGCTGCGGGCGGCGGTCGGCGATGCGCTCGAGCTTGCCCATCGCGTTCATTTCGATGCCGCGATGCCCGAATCGCTGGCTCGCGGCGGGTGGCTCTTCGACGACGTGCCGCATTCGCAGGCGTCGCACGATCTGCATGGCCTTGCGAACTGGCTCGATGCTTGGCTGGAAAGCGACGTCGACCCCGACCCCGGCTCGGAGCGCGCTCGATGA
- the bcsA gene encoding UDP-forming cellulose synthase catalytic subunit — MKGRSASTRRGARARLIDWIAAGLGLPGQRTALDWLVRFFFMPPRAGKPDLPRRWAQSASLRLAARWGVLDPRSVSSWIWRAFVRPPRPRLRSDVSRARETLDRVERWLLPTALFVRGAWRRLEALVALLPWQRWGDALEHGTERIGRVRWLLLVLTVFGIVLWVGVGASPLQAGGQTEFFALTIAFALVVRRFPGRLPVLILAALSLLAMSRYILWRVTETLSFRTPMEAIVGYALFSAELYTWIIMTFGLIQTAWPLNRTIARLPSDPSTWPTVDIYIPTYNEPLSVVRPAVFAAQGVDWPSSKLRVYLLDDGRRPEFEAFARESGIEYLARTDNRNAKAGNINAALSHTRGEYIAIFDCDHVPTRSFLQMTMGTFLRDPKCAMVQTPHHFFSPDPFERNLGTFNRVPNEGKLFYGLVQAGNDLWNASFFCGSCAIIKREPLEAVGGVAVETVTEDAHTALRLHRMGYTTAYLPTVQAAGLATESLAGHIKQRTRWARGMAQIFRIDNPFLGRGLGLFQRLCYGNAMMHFFYGVPRLIFLVMPMAYLFFQLYFINAAATTIASYVLPYIFISNIANSRMQGKFRHSFWAEVYESVLAWYIALPTTFAFFSPKHGKFNVTEKGGRVDEGYFDWSVSKPYLVLLALNVVAFSAGVYRLSFNANGEGPTIIMNMVWTLYNLALLGAAVSVASEVKQVRVTHRIAMRVPATLLLADGTTVACVTSDYSTGGLGLELPAEGIAFDRGQALHVTLSRGDRIFHFPARVTRLAGRHLGLQFETLTLEQERQFVQCTFGRADAWLSGEERPVDDMPLAGFKEVMLMGVEGYARLAQGALRSIRALLALDRARY, encoded by the coding sequence ATGAAAGGCCGGAGCGCATCGACGAGGCGCGGCGCGCGTGCGCGTCTGATCGATTGGATCGCCGCGGGTCTCGGCTTGCCGGGGCAACGCACGGCGCTCGATTGGCTCGTCCGGTTCTTTTTCATGCCGCCGCGTGCCGGCAAACCCGATCTTCCGCGACGTTGGGCGCAGTCCGCTTCGCTACGGCTCGCCGCGCGATGGGGCGTGCTCGATCCGCGCAGCGTGTCCTCATGGATTTGGCGTGCTTTCGTGCGGCCACCGCGACCGAGGCTACGCTCCGACGTATCGCGCGCGCGCGAAACGCTCGATCGCGTCGAGCGCTGGCTGTTGCCGACTGCGCTGTTCGTACGCGGCGCATGGCGGCGCCTCGAAGCCCTCGTCGCGCTGCTGCCTTGGCAGCGTTGGGGCGACGCCTTGGAGCACGGCACCGAGCGTATCGGCCGCGTGCGCTGGCTATTGCTGGTGCTGACGGTGTTCGGCATCGTGCTGTGGGTAGGCGTCGGCGCCTCGCCGCTGCAAGCGGGTGGGCAAACGGAGTTCTTTGCGTTGACGATCGCGTTCGCACTCGTCGTGCGCCGTTTTCCGGGGCGATTGCCGGTGTTGATCCTCGCCGCGCTGTCGCTGCTCGCGATGAGCCGATACATCCTCTGGCGCGTGACCGAAACGCTGAGTTTCCGCACGCCGATGGAGGCGATCGTCGGTTACGCGCTGTTTTCCGCCGAGCTCTATACCTGGATCATCATGACGTTCGGGCTGATCCAGACGGCATGGCCGCTCAATCGCACGATCGCCCGGCTGCCAAGCGATCCGTCGACATGGCCGACGGTGGACATCTACATCCCGACGTACAACGAGCCGCTTTCCGTCGTGCGGCCCGCCGTCTTCGCGGCGCAAGGGGTCGATTGGCCGTCGTCGAAACTGCGCGTCTATCTGCTCGACGACGGACGCCGCCCGGAATTCGAGGCGTTTGCGCGCGAGTCGGGCATCGAGTATCTAGCGCGCACCGACAATCGCAACGCCAAGGCCGGCAACATCAACGCGGCGCTGTCGCACACGCGCGGCGAATACATCGCGATTTTCGATTGCGACCACGTACCGACGCGCTCGTTTTTGCAGATGACGATGGGCACGTTTCTGCGCGATCCGAAGTGCGCGATGGTGCAAACGCCGCATCACTTCTTCTCGCCCGATCCGTTCGAGCGCAATCTAGGCACGTTCAACCGAGTACCGAACGAAGGCAAGTTGTTCTACGGTCTCGTGCAAGCCGGCAACGACCTTTGGAATGCGTCGTTTTTCTGCGGCTCATGCGCCATCATCAAGCGCGAGCCGCTGGAAGCGGTGGGCGGGGTGGCCGTCGAAACGGTGACCGAGGATGCGCATACCGCGCTGCGGCTGCATCGGATGGGTTACACGACGGCGTACCTCCCCACGGTTCAGGCGGCGGGCCTCGCGACCGAAAGCTTGGCGGGGCATATCAAGCAGCGCACGCGCTGGGCGCGCGGCATGGCGCAGATCTTCCGCATCGACAATCCGTTCCTCGGGCGCGGCCTCGGATTATTCCAGCGGCTGTGCTATGGCAACGCGATGATGCACTTCTTCTACGGCGTGCCGCGCTTGATCTTTCTCGTCATGCCGATGGCGTACCTGTTCTTCCAGCTCTACTTCATCAATGCCGCGGCGACGACGATCGCAAGCTATGTGCTGCCGTACATCTTCATCTCGAACATCGCCAACTCGCGCATGCAAGGCAAGTTCCGGCATTCGTTCTGGGCTGAAGTCTACGAATCCGTGCTCGCTTGGTATATCGCGCTACCTACGACGTTCGCGTTTTTCAGCCCGAAGCACGGCAAGTTCAACGTGACGGAGAAAGGCGGGCGCGTCGACGAAGGCTACTTCGACTGGAGCGTGTCGAAGCCGTATCTCGTGTTGCTCGCGCTGAACGTCGTGGCGTTTTCGGCCGGTGTGTATCGGCTCTCGTTCAACGCGAACGGCGAGGGCCCGACGATCATCATGAATATGGTCTGGACCCTCTACAACCTCGCGCTGCTCGGCGCCGCGGTGAGCGTGGCCAGCGAGGTGAAACAAGTGCGCGTCACGCATCGGATCGCCATGCGCGTGCCGGCCACCCTGCTGCTTGCCGATGGTACGACGGTGGCCTGCGTGACGAGCGACTATTCGACGGGCGGGCTCGGATTGGAGCTGCCCGCCGAGGGTATCGCGTTCGATCGCGGGCAGGCGCTGCACGTCACGTTGAGCCGCGGCGATCGCATCTTTCACTTTCCGGCGCGCGTCACGCGCCTTGCCGGCCGCCATCTCGGGTTGCAATTCGAGACGCTGACGCTCGAGCAGGAGCGTCAGTTCGTGCAATGCACGTTCGGACGCGCCGACGCATGGCTGAGCGGCGAGGAGCGGCCCGTGGACGACATGCCGCTTGCCGGGTTCAAGGAAGTGATGTTGATGGGTGTCGAAGGGTATGCCCGATTGGCGCAAGGGGCGCTGCGGTCGATACGGGCGCTACTGGCGCTCGATCGGGCCCGGTATTGA
- the bcsG gene encoding cellulose biosynthesis protein BcsG gives MTFWNLYFILKLYLFATGHLNPVWLANIAFVTVLALTSPVRHRGLRFVRFVVGLGIGLPLLYYEAIVPPFSRIVEEASALESFTMGYWFELAQRFLPPMLIIGVIVVIIGHWFVNRWVRVTTLVIIALVVLPVWHTVSLAITSAQNGAGSPHMAAVVEQPLDHNAALAAFRTAESQRQVTFGKLSSNPNEQFDIIIVHICSLSWDDLDVSKARNNPMLSHFDYLLTNFSTAASYSGPAAVRVLRASCGQEAHADLYKQAPQQCYLLNDLARAGFTPQILLNHDGHFDNFLDLVKTNADVPNVPIESNADATVSMHAFDGSIVHDDYSTWAHWYAQRAQTPGPVALYYNTISLHDGNRVIGKEQLSSIDSYPYRVNTLMNEVDQLADLIQKSGRRAVIVFVPEHGAALRGDANQIAGLREIPTPRIVHGPVGVRVVGFLGAHGPTTVIDTPTSFLALAQLLSNLVSNSPFKPGAVLSQYAAGLPQTQMVGENEGTVTMKTATGYAVKTPDGVWVDQK, from the coding sequence ATGACGTTTTGGAATCTTTATTTCATCCTGAAGCTCTACTTGTTCGCGACGGGACACCTCAATCCCGTATGGCTCGCGAACATCGCGTTCGTGACCGTGCTTGCGCTGACGAGCCCGGTTCGTCACCGCGGGCTGCGTTTCGTTCGGTTCGTCGTGGGGCTCGGCATTGGCCTGCCGCTGCTCTACTACGAGGCCATCGTGCCGCCGTTCTCGCGCATCGTCGAAGAAGCCTCGGCCCTCGAATCGTTCACGATGGGGTATTGGTTCGAGCTCGCGCAACGTTTCTTGCCGCCGATGCTCATCATTGGCGTGATCGTGGTGATCATCGGGCACTGGTTCGTCAACCGCTGGGTACGCGTGACGACGCTCGTCATTATCGCGCTCGTCGTATTGCCGGTGTGGCACACCGTGAGCCTTGCGATCACGTCGGCGCAAAACGGCGCGGGGAGCCCACACATGGCAGCCGTTGTCGAGCAGCCGCTCGATCACAACGCCGCGCTGGCCGCATTTCGTACCGCGGAGTCTCAACGTCAAGTCACGTTCGGCAAGCTCAGCAGCAATCCGAACGAACAATTCGACATCATCATCGTGCACATCTGTTCGCTGTCTTGGGACGATCTCGACGTCTCCAAGGCCCGCAACAACCCGATGTTGAGCCACTTCGATTATCTGCTGACGAACTTCAGCACGGCCGCGAGCTATAGCGGGCCGGCTGCCGTTCGTGTGCTGCGTGCGAGTTGCGGGCAAGAAGCCCATGCCGATCTTTACAAGCAGGCGCCGCAGCAGTGCTACTTGCTCAACGATTTGGCGCGCGCAGGTTTTACGCCGCAGATCTTGCTGAATCACGACGGGCACTTCGACAACTTCTTGGATCTGGTGAAGACCAACGCGGACGTACCCAACGTGCCGATCGAGTCCAATGCCGATGCGACCGTTTCGATGCATGCGTTCGACGGCTCGATCGTGCACGACGATTATTCGACCTGGGCGCATTGGTATGCTCAGCGCGCGCAAACGCCGGGCCCCGTCGCGCTCTACTACAACACGATCAGCTTGCACGACGGTAATCGCGTCATCGGCAAAGAGCAATTGTCGAGCATCGATTCCTACCCCTATCGCGTGAATACGCTGATGAACGAGGTCGATCAGCTTGCCGATCTCATTCAGAAATCGGGCCGGCGTGCCGTGATCGTGTTCGTGCCGGAGCACGGCGCCGCATTGCGCGGCGACGCGAATCAAATTGCGGGGCTGCGCGAGATCCCGACGCCGCGCATCGTTCACGGCCCGGTCGGCGTGCGGGTCGTGGGGTTCCTGGGCGCCCATGGTCCGACGACCGTGATCGATACGCCGACGAGCTTCCTCGCACTCGCGCAACTGTTGTCGAATTTGGTGTCGAACAGCCCCTTCAAACCTGGCGCGGTCCTTTCGCAGTACGCGGCCGGGTTGCCGCAGACGCAGATGGTCGGCGAAAACGAGGGTACGGTGACGATGAAGACGGCGACGGGCTATGCCGTGAAGACGCCGGACGGCGTATGGGTGGACCAGAAATGA
- the cydB gene encoding cytochrome d ubiquinol oxidase subunit II, translating into MDATIVWAAIIALGLLMYVVLDGFDLGIGIVFPLFPNERERDLMMNTVAPVWDGNETWLVLGGAALFGAFPIVYATVLSALYLPLVAMLVCLILRGMSFEIRGKASRTKHLWDLAFIGGSTGAAFFQGISLGTFIQGIPVANGEFSGDAFGWLTPFTLLTGLGLVATYALLGCCWLIAKTEGDLQRRLHRLVWPLTLVLIAFIVAVSIWTPIQEPEVAARWFSAAWFHRMLPAPFLVAICAYLMRRAAHDRHHTRPFMLAMAFVVLGYAGLLATLWPYAIPSSVTLWQAAAPERSLTFTLTGAVVILPIILAYTLLGYWVFRGKVRHGEHQYH; encoded by the coding sequence ATGGATGCCACCATCGTCTGGGCTGCGATCATCGCGCTCGGTCTTTTGATGTATGTCGTGCTCGACGGCTTCGATCTCGGCATCGGAATCGTCTTCCCGCTCTTCCCCAACGAGCGCGAGCGCGATCTCATGATGAACACCGTCGCCCCCGTATGGGACGGCAACGAAACCTGGCTCGTGCTCGGTGGCGCAGCGCTGTTCGGCGCGTTCCCGATCGTCTATGCAACAGTGCTCTCCGCCCTCTATCTGCCGCTCGTCGCCATGCTCGTATGCTTGATTCTGCGCGGGATGTCGTTCGAGATCCGAGGTAAAGCCTCGCGTACGAAGCACTTGTGGGACCTCGCGTTCATCGGCGGCTCAACGGGTGCGGCGTTCTTCCAGGGCATATCGCTCGGCACCTTTATCCAAGGCATTCCAGTCGCGAACGGCGAATTTTCCGGCGACGCATTCGGGTGGCTCACACCGTTCACACTACTGACCGGGCTCGGACTCGTCGCGACCTATGCGCTGCTCGGCTGCTGTTGGCTCATCGCAAAAACCGAGGGCGATCTGCAACGCCGCCTTCATCGGCTCGTATGGCCGCTCACGCTCGTGCTGATCGCATTCATCGTCGCCGTCAGCATTTGGACGCCTATACAAGAACCCGAAGTGGCCGCGCGTTGGTTCAGCGCCGCGTGGTTCCATCGCATGCTGCCCGCCCCGTTCCTCGTCGCGATCTGCGCCTACCTGATGCGCCGCGCCGCGCACGATCGTCATCACACGCGCCCGTTCATGCTGGCGATGGCTTTCGTCGTGCTCGGCTATGCGGGGCTGCTCGCAACGCTATGGCCGTATGCGATTCCTTCGTCGGTTACGCTTTGGCAAGCGGCGGCGCCCGAGCGTAGCCTCACGTTCACGCTGACGGGCGCGGTCGTGATCTTGCCGATCATCTTGGCTTATACGCTGCTCGGCTACTGGGTTTTCCGCGGCAAGGTGCGACATGGCGAACATCAATACCATTGA
- a CDS encoding cytochrome ubiquinol oxidase subunit I, producing MESSSFSAFDLARIQFAFTVSFHIVFPALSIGLSSFIAVLEWRWLKTGKAYYKDLCLFWSKIFAVAFGMGVVSGVVMAYEFGTNWASFSKFAGPITGALLTYEVMTAFFLEAGFLGIMLFGWKRVGPRAHFAATLTVAVGTLMSAFWILASNSWMQTPRGFTIADGHVVPVDWFQIVFNPSFPYRLVHMTLAAFLVGALVVAATGAWHLLKGRRDPAVRKMFAMALWMLLALAPLQAFVGDQHGLNTVRYQPAKIAAIEGLWDTETNGTALNLFGVPDMQTETTRYALSVPHLGSLLLTHTWDGQIRGLKSFPRDERPNSTVVFWSFRVMVGLGLLMIALAVAARLVDRRGRLYDTAWLHRFALLMGPSGFVTLLAGWITTEVGRQPWVVYGVMRTSQAMSPLTAQQVGISLMAFVVVYFLVFGTGIYYMLKLMHAGPNITTDNDDTREAPRGGRRPLAIPA from the coding sequence ATGGAATCGTCTTCGTTCAGTGCCTTCGATCTCGCACGCATTCAGTTCGCCTTTACCGTTTCGTTTCATATCGTTTTTCCCGCACTCAGCATCGGGCTGTCGAGTTTCATCGCCGTGCTCGAATGGCGGTGGCTCAAAACCGGCAAGGCCTATTACAAGGACCTATGCCTGTTCTGGTCGAAGATCTTCGCCGTCGCATTCGGCATGGGCGTCGTGTCGGGCGTCGTGATGGCGTATGAGTTCGGCACGAATTGGGCGAGCTTTTCGAAGTTCGCGGGGCCGATCACCGGCGCGCTGCTGACCTACGAGGTCATGACGGCCTTCTTTCTCGAGGCCGGCTTTCTCGGCATCATGCTCTTCGGCTGGAAACGGGTAGGCCCGCGCGCGCACTTCGCTGCCACGCTCACGGTTGCCGTCGGCACGCTGATGTCGGCGTTTTGGATTCTCGCTTCGAATAGCTGGATGCAAACGCCTCGAGGGTTCACGATCGCCGACGGTCACGTCGTCCCCGTCGATTGGTTCCAAATCGTCTTCAATCCCTCGTTCCCGTATCGCCTCGTGCATATGACGCTGGCGGCGTTCCTCGTGGGCGCGCTCGTCGTGGCCGCAACGGGCGCGTGGCATTTGCTGAAGGGGCGACGCGATCCGGCTGTCAGGAAGATGTTCGCGATGGCCCTTTGGATGCTGCTCGCGCTCGCGCCGCTACAAGCGTTCGTCGGCGATCAGCATGGTCTCAACACGGTGCGCTATCAGCCCGCCAAGATCGCAGCGATCGAAGGCCTGTGGGACACCGAAACGAACGGCACCGCACTCAACCTGTTCGGCGTGCCCGACATGCAAACCGAAACGACGCGCTACGCCCTCTCTGTGCCGCATCTGGGCAGCCTGCTGCTGACGCATACATGGGACGGCCAGATTCGCGGATTGAAGTCGTTTCCGCGTGACGAACGTCCGAATTCGACCGTCGTCTTTTGGAGCTTTCGCGTGATGGTCGGGCTCGGCTTGCTGATGATCGCGCTGGCCGTTGCCGCGCGGCTCGTCGACCGGCGAGGCCGGCTCTACGATACCGCCTGGCTTCATCGTTTCGCACTCCTAATGGGTCCGAGCGGCTTCGTCACGCTGCTTGCGGGCTGGATCACGACCGAAGTCGGCCGTCAGCCTTGGGTCGTCTACGGCGTCATGCGCACTTCGCAAGCGATGTCGCCGCTCACCGCGCAACAGGTGGGCATTTCGTTGATGGCGTTCGTCGTCGTGTACTTCCTCGTCTTCGGCACGGGCATCTACTACATGCTCAAGCTCATGCACGCGGGCCCGAACATCACGACGGACAACGACGACACGCGCGAGGCGCCGCGCGGCGGCCGCCGGCCACTGGCCATACCAGCCTGA
- a CDS encoding DUF3562 domain-containing protein, producing the protein MPPSNVDDLVQSIASDTGASPETVSKMVSQTWEAFSDGARITDYLAVLVTKRVREELRSQRR; encoded by the coding sequence ATGCCCCCATCGAACGTGGACGATCTAGTGCAATCCATCGCAAGCGACACCGGCGCATCGCCCGAAACCGTGTCCAAGATGGTTTCGCAGACCTGGGAAGCGTTCAGCGACGGCGCTCGCATCACCGACTACCTTGCCGTGCTCGTCACGAAACGCGTGCGCGAAGAACTGCGCAGCCAACGTCGATAA
- a CDS encoding response regulator, whose amino-acid sequence MNGLMRLERVTVVVVEDDPSSRESLAMVLESEGARVVAAADAEEGVEAALRVAPDVVLCDLDLPAMDGFYLIQRLRDDEIRNDRQPSVAVAITGHTDEAYRLRSIGEGFHHFMRKPAEPDRLVTLLADAVAARAVG is encoded by the coding sequence ATGAACGGACTGATGAGACTCGAGCGGGTGACGGTCGTCGTAGTCGAAGACGATCCGTCCAGCAGGGAGTCGCTTGCCATGGTGCTCGAATCCGAAGGCGCGCGGGTCGTGGCTGCCGCCGATGCCGAGGAAGGGGTCGAGGCGGCGCTGAGAGTGGCGCCCGACGTCGTGCTCTGCGATCTCGACTTGCCGGCCATGGACGGCTTTTACTTGATTCAACGGCTGCGCGACGACGAAATCCGCAACGACCGCCAGCCCTCGGTGGCGGTTGCGATCACCGGGCACACCGATGAAGCCTACCGGCTGCGGAGCATCGGAGAAGGCTTTCATCATTTCATGAGAAAGCCTGCCGAGCCCGATCGGCTCGTCACGTTGCTGGCGGATGCCGTTGCGGCGCGCGCCGTCGGCTAG